The genomic DNA TCCTTGATGTTCTTCATTACCTTCGTTTCAACGCGTTGTAAATTCTTAATCTCATCCGAGAAGATGGATTCGTTGACTTCCACCTGTATTTCCAGCGTGTCGAGGTTGCCCTGACGGTCCACGATGAGCTGATAATGCGGGGTCAGTCCTTCGGTTTCGATCAGGATGGATTCGATCTGGGACGGGAATACGTTGACGCCGCGAATGATGAGCATGTCGTCGCTGCGTCCGGTAACACGCTGCATGCGGGCGGTCGTGCGACCACATTTGCAGGGCGTCGTGTTCAAGGTCGTCAGATCTCGAGTGCGGTAGCGGATAAGCGGAATGCCTTCCTTGGTCAGCGTGGTGAAGACCAGTTCTCCTTCTTCTCCCTTTGCTACAGGTTCGCCGGAAACCGGATCAATGGTTTCGGCGAGGAAGTGGTCTTCTTGAATGTGCAGGCCGTCCTGGGCCTCGGCACATTCAATGGCGACTCCCGGTCCCATGACTTCGGAAAGACCGTAAATGTCGATGGCGGTGATGCCGAGTTTCCTTTCGATTTCACTACGCATCTCATTGGTCCATGGTTCTGCGCCGAAGATGCCGATACGCAGGGGAAGCTCTCGAATGTCAATGCCCATTTCTTCGCCGGTCTCAGCAAGGAAGAGGGCGTAGGACGGGGTGCAGCAGATGACATCCGGGGCGAAATCCTTGAGCAGTGTGACCTGCCTGCGGGTGGCACCGCCGGAGATAGGGACCACGGTCGCTCCGAGTGCTTCCGCACCGTAATGAGCGCCGAGGCCGCCGGTGAACAGACCGTAGCCGTATGCATTGTGCACAGTATCGCTGGAATTGGCTCCGGCAGCCATGTAGGCACGGGCCATGAGTTGTCCCCAGTTTTCGATGTCGCGCTTGGTATATCCGACGACTGTGGCCTTGCCTGTGGTGCCGGAGGAGGAATGGATGCGGACGATTTGATCTTTGGGTACTGCGAAGAGGCCGAAGGGATACTGGTCGCGCAGGTCCTGTTTCTGAGTGAAAGGCAACAGGGAAATATCCTTGAGGCTTTTGATGTCTGCCGGCTTGATCCCTTTTTCATCGAATTTTTTCTTGTAGAAAGGCACAGTGGCGTACACCCGGTCACAAAGGGCCTGAAGACGCTTCAGCTGGAGTTTTTCCAGATCTTCCCTTGGCAGGGTTTCGTTGTGCACGTCGTAAATCATCCTTTCATCCTCCTTGAAGGGCTATGATTGACCAGTGGATTGCAAAATAAAAAAACCACGGTCTCGGAAGCCCGTGGTTTCGTCTGTTTTTCTTCTACCAATGCTATGCCACGAGCTTCCTATTGAAAGCTCATAAAAAAGAAAAAGCTGTGCATGGTAAGGTTTTTTTGCATAACGGGAAGATTGCACAATGTTTTTTGTGGCGTCAAGCGGTTTGTCTCGCGGAAAGCTGTTCGAATACAGCGAGTCGCTTTGCAATCTCAGGCAAAGTCCATTACATAATACAAGGTTCGTATGATCCGGGAGGCGAATATGAATTTCAGGGAACTGGTGAAATCCAGCCGCTCACGGCGCAGGTTTGATGAATCCCGTCCGGTGAGTGTTAATGTGTTGAGCGATTTGGTCGACCTCGCTCGTTTTGTCCCTTCGGGGATGAACTTGCAGCCGCTCAAATATATTGTGACGGCAGATCGTGCACAGTGTGCAGATATTTTCCCGCTGCTCGGTTGGGCCGGTTATCTCAATGAGTGGCCCGGGCCAAAAGAAGGGGAACGTCCTACAGGGTATATCGTGGTTTTGCTCGATAGAACCGTAGCAAAATCTGCTGGTTGTGATCACGGTATCGCGGCACAGACCATAATGCTCGGTGCGGCTGAAAAAGGTCTGGGCGGATGTATTGTCGGTACCGTAAATAGAAAGAAGCTTGCCAAGCTATTGGATATTTCGGACGATTTTGAAGTGCTTTTCGTGCTGGCTCTCGGGGTGCCGATCGAGGAAGTGGTGCTTGAATCGCTTCCCTCTGACGGAAAAATCAAGTATTGGCGCGACTCGGACGGGAAACATCATGTCCCGAAACGAAGTCTGGATGAACTGATTGTCGCCCGCCATCCCGGCGGTGTCGAAGAATAAAGGATATATGAGCAGGATAATGAACAGGAAAAAAACACACGTTGAAATGCCCGCTGAGGAAAAAGCGCTTCTGGTCGCTGGCTGGCTGGATGCCAAGCAGGGCGAAGACATAGTTATCATGGATGTGGCCGGATTGAGTTCGGTGACGGATATCACCATCGTGGTCTCGGCCCGTGGTGCCAAGCATGCCAAGGCGCTTGCCGAGCACATTCTGGATCAGGCCGCTGAAAAGAATGTAGAATTTCTGACAATGGAAGGACATAAGACAGGCGAATGGGTTCTCGTTGACCTGAATGATGTCCTGATTCACGTCTTTCAGACCGAGCTTCGGGAGTTTTACAATATCGAAGGCATGTGGGCCGAAGCCCGCAGGATTGAATTTGCGAACTAGTTCTTGGAGATGACGATGGCCGAACCGAAGAAAACGCTTCTGTTGATTCTTGACGGCTGGGGTATTGCCCCGGATGGCGCGGGCAACTGCGTTCGCAATGCAGCGACTCCGCACCTCGACAGTCTGCTTGCCGAATACCCGAACACGCGTCTTGCGTGCTCTGGTCGGTCTGTGGGACTGCCGGACGGATTCATGGGCAACTCGGAAGTCGGTCACATGAACATTGGTGGCGGGCGTGTCATTTATCAGGACATGACCCGTATCGACATTTCCATTGAGGACAAGTCCTTTTTTGATAATGCCGCACTCAGTGAGTTGATTGCCAAGACCAAGGCCGGAAGCGGACGCCTGCATTTGATGGGCCTTGTTTCCGACGGCGGTGTACACAGTCATCAGAACCATATTTACGCATTGCTGGAAATGGCGAAACGCGGAGGCGTCAAGGACGTGTTCGTGCATGTCTTTCTTGATGGCCGCGATACGCCGCCCACAAGCGGTCTTGGCTATACCCGTCAACTGATGGACAAGATGGACGAACTCGGTGTCGGTACTGTCGCCACCGTCAGCGGACGCTACTGGGCCATGGACCGTGATAAGCGTTTCGAGCGTGTCGAGGTCGCGTACAAGGCGTTGGTGGACGGTGAAGGCGTTGCTATGCCTGACCCGCTGTCCGGTATTCAGGCCTCGTATGACGCGGGTGAGAATGACGAGTTCGTCAAGCCCGGTGTCATCGACGGCGTGGACGGCAGGATCGGTGATGATGACGGTTTGTTCTTTTTCAATTTCCGGGCAGACCGCGCCCGGGAAATCAGCCAGTCCATTTTTGATGCCGGATTTACCGAGTTTCAGCGGAAAGCCATGCCGAATCTCGCCGGGTTCACGACCATGACGCAATATGAAGGCTCCTTTCCGCTTCCCAATGCCTTTCCTCCGGAAAGCTACGTCGGCACACTCGGCGAAGTGGTGTCCGGACAGGGGATGAAGCAGTTGCGGATTGCCGAGACCGAAAAGTACGCGCATGTCACCTACTTCCTCAATTGCGGGCGCGAAGAGCCGTTTGACGGCGAGGACAGGGTAATGATTCCGTCTCCGCGTGAAGTGGCTACCTACGATGAAAAACCGCAGATGAGTGCGGATGAAGTGGCTGATACGCTTGTTTCGAAAATCAGTGAGTATGATCTGTGTGTATGCAATCTGGCTAACCTCGATATGGTGGGGCATACCGGCATTATCGAGGCGGCGGAAAAGGCATGTGTTACCGTTGATGCCTGCGTCGGCAGGATCATCGATAAGATGCTTGAAGAGGGCGGACGCGTTCTGCTGACCGCAGACCATGGCAATGCTGAGCAGATGATAGCCGAAGACGGCAGTCCGCATACCGCGCACTCCACGAATCCGGTGCCGCTTGTGTACATTGAAAAGGGGAATGAGGACGCTGTGCTCGAAGAGGGCATTCTCGGCGATATCGCTCCGACAATTCTTGCCCTGTGGGGCATTGAACAGCCCGCCGTCATGACGGGTAAGAATCTCATAAGGAAAGCATAAAAATGGCTGATTCGAAGAAGCCGCTGACTCCGGTCAAGCCTGCGGGCATGGAACTCATTTTTCTTTATCCGTGTCCTCATTGCAGTCGCGAAGTACCGCTTATTGCCCCATCGCGTCCGGCCATGGCCCAGTGCGATGCCTGCCGTGAGAACTTTCCTATTGTCCCGGTCGATGACCGGACCATTCGTTATATGAAAACCATCCTCGCAGGTGGAAAGGCTGCTATTGATCCGGATTTTCTCTAGACTCGAAATAGTTCATTATAAAACGGCCTGTTGGTGAGAAGCGTCTCATCAACAGGCCGTTTTTTTTATTGAGAAATTTGAGCTTTTTTCTAGAAAATCGGTATCTATCTGTTGTCTTTGGTTTTTTATCCACATTGTTCGACAAGCGTTCTTTGATTGATTCTCTTTGGCTTCATGTTTGCTTTATGCTTTGCCGTTTTTAAATTTGATAATGCAAGGGGATAAAGAGACATGAGAGATGGAGAAAGTAGGTATTCATTTGTAAAAACAACTGTTTCAGCGATGTTTTTTTTACAATTAATAGAAGCCGTTCCCTGTTACGCCGCTGATGGAGATATAACAAATCTGTCGGCAGAAGTTGTGCAGCTTCAGTGGACGATTGCCGGTCTCGCCGTATTGGCCGTAGTCGGTGTGCTGATGGGGGTGCTGATTGGTCGGCATTATATCTTGCGGAAAAACGAGGTGTTATCAGAAGCATTATCCCGGTTGGCTGTTGGCGACGCTGATGTTGAACTGCCTGTGTCAGGGAATGACATTATTGGCAAAATGGTGGGCGATTTGCACCAAATTGTCAGCTACATAGGTGAGTTGAAGGGAGAATTGGCGGAAAGCAGAATGAATGCCCGTACCGCCAAGGAGAGTGCAGGAAAAGCGTTGAGTCAGGCTGCACATGCACGAGAGCAGGGAGAGGCCGCCCGTTGTCAGGGATTGCTGTCCGCTGCGGAAAATCTGGATGTATCGGTTCAGGCGATCCGGGGACAGGCCGAACGGCTGGGGCATTCATCTGCAAAGGCGCGGGAAGGGGCAGATGCCCAGCAGCAGTACATTGCGAGTGCTGCATCGGCCATGGAAGAAATGAATGCCGGTGTTTCCGAAACCGCTGACAATGCCGAAGCGGCTGCCTCGGATGCGAACCGAGCCATGGAGTATGCCCGAAGCGGTGCGGACGCGGTAGCCCGGACAGTGTCATCCATCAGCTCCGTGTCCGGCAATTCTCAGGCGCTTGCCGAGCAGGTTGCCGGTCTCGGTGTTCAGGCGGAGGGCGTCGGTAAGATCATGGGAGTCATTTCGGATATCGCGGATCAGACGAACCTGCTTGCCCTGAACGCGGCTATTGAGGCCGCGCGTGCCGGAGATGCCGGACGGGGGTTTGCCGTTGTCGCGGATGAGGTCCGTAAACTGGCCGAGAAGACCATGGATGCGACCCGTGATGTCGGTCACGCAATTGACGGCATTCAGGAGCAGGTCAGCCAGACCATTGAAGGAGTGCAGGCCATGACCGGCCTTGCGGATGAAGCGGCTGAATTGGCTGATGAGTCCGGGCGGGCGCTGGAGGAGATCGTATCTTTTGCCGGGACCAGTGCCGAGCGCATTCATTCGATTGCGTCAGCGGTTGCCCAGCAGTCGGTCGCAAGTGAAGAGGTAACCCGGACAATTACGGAAGTGCATTCCATTTCGCAGCAGACGGGCGAAGGAATGGGAGAAGCAACGGATGCTGTTGCCGGTCTGGCCGAACGCGTGGGCGATCTGTCGACGCTGACAGGCATGTTTCGACTGGTCGGCAACGGCAGCGTGCAAGAGGTCATAGGCGATCTTGCCTCGAAAGCGGATGTCCAGTCGTGTGACAGGGGACGTCAGGAACATGCGGTGAGGCAGGTTCTCAGGCAGAACGATTATCTGGAGCTGTTGTATATCACGGATCACATGGGAACGCAGACCACCAGCAATTTGGGTGGAAAGGTTGCCGATTACGCGGAAGACAGGGCTGCATTTGGAGCGCAGTGGGCATCCCGGCCCTGGTTTGTGGGGGCCATGGAAAACCGGACTTTTTACATATCCGATGTCTATGTTTCCTCGGCTTCCGGGGAAAAGTGCATCACTGTGTCCAGTCCGTTTTTCAATGGTGACGGTGGCGTGAAAGGCGTGATTGCGGCAGATGTCCGTGTCGCCGTTTAGCGCTGTGCCGAGGTGGAAGCCGTGGCCTCTTTTTTGCCTTTGTATTGCATCAGCGCGTTGCCTGCGATGATGAATGCGAGGCCTGCCACTGTGGCGGGAAGAATCTCTTCGCCCACAAGAAAGTGAATGAAGATGAGCGACAGGAACGGCGAGAGGAAAATGAGGTTCGCGACACGCGCGGTACCGCCTCCGTCGGGGCGGGCTGCGTACTTCATGGCTGTTAGCCAGAGGGCGAAGGTGATGCCCATTTCGAAAAAACCCACGTATGCCGCGCCCAGCATTCCCGGTGTGCTGAATGAAGGCAGTTCGGAAAAGGTGAGGGTCGCGATAAGAATCAACGGGAACCCGAACAGAAAGTTCAGGAAAAGGCCCGCCGTGGGGTCGATTGTGCTGCGGGTGTTGAATATCCAGTAGAGCGCCCAGATGATCGTGCTGCCGAGTGCAAGGGCCACGCCTGTGGGGTTGGAAAACTCAAGGGCGAGGAGATTGCCGTGGGTGGAAATGACGACCACGCCGAAATAACTGACGAGAATGGCGGCGAGATCCTTGAGGGACATCTTCTGACCAAGGAGCGGAACGGAAAGCAGGGAAAGCGTGATGGCCCATGTGTAGTTGAGCGGTTGTGCCTCCTGCGCCGGGAGCAGGTCATAGGCTCGGAAGAGAATGACGTAATAGAGAAACGGATTGAGCGCACCGAGCAGAACGCAGCGCAGCAGTTCACGGCGGGTGACGCGTTTGAGTTCGCTGGTTTTTCCCTGAAAAGCCAGAATCCCGGACAACGCGACAAGTGAAGCCGCACAGGCACAAAGCAACAATTGTAGTGGATCGAGATGGCGCAGGGATATTTTGAAGGCCGAAGCCACGGTGGACCAGATGCCCACCGTGGCAAGGCCGTAAAGGAGCGCTTTCTTGCGGTTGGTCACGTTAAATGATGACGTGCTTTTTGATGTAAGCCACTGCTTCCGCCGTGTCGTCTGTGACGATAAACAGGTCGAGGTCCTCTTCCTTGCAGAAGCCGTTTGAGACCATCTGATCCTTGATCCAGTCGATGAGGCCTGCCCAGAATTCGGT from uncultured Pseudodesulfovibrio sp. includes the following:
- a CDS encoding nitroreductase family protein, producing MNFRELVKSSRSRRRFDESRPVSVNVLSDLVDLARFVPSGMNLQPLKYIVTADRAQCADIFPLLGWAGYLNEWPGPKEGERPTGYIVVLLDRTVAKSAGCDHGIAAQTIMLGAAEKGLGGCIVGTVNRKKLAKLLDISDDFEVLFVLALGVPIEEVVLESLPSDGKIKYWRDSDGKHHVPKRSLDELIVARHPGGVEE
- a CDS encoding DMT family transporter, whose amino-acid sequence is MTNRKKALLYGLATVGIWSTVASAFKISLRHLDPLQLLLCACAASLVALSGILAFQGKTSELKRVTRRELLRCVLLGALNPFLYYVILFRAYDLLPAQEAQPLNYTWAITLSLLSVPLLGQKMSLKDLAAILVSYFGVVVISTHGNLLALEFSNPTGVALALGSTIIWALYWIFNTRSTIDPTAGLFLNFLFGFPLILIATLTFSELPSFSTPGMLGAAYVGFFEMGITFALWLTAMKYAARPDGGGTARVANLIFLSPFLSLIFIHFLVGEEILPATVAGLAFIIAGNALMQYKGKKEATASTSAQR
- a CDS encoding methyl-accepting chemotaxis protein, with protein sequence MQLQWTIAGLAVLAVVGVLMGVLIGRHYILRKNEVLSEALSRLAVGDADVELPVSGNDIIGKMVGDLHQIVSYIGELKGELAESRMNARTAKESAGKALSQAAHAREQGEAARCQGLLSAAENLDVSVQAIRGQAERLGHSSAKAREGADAQQQYIASAASAMEEMNAGVSETADNAEAAASDANRAMEYARSGADAVARTVSSISSVSGNSQALAEQVAGLGVQAEGVGKIMGVISDIADQTNLLALNAAIEAARAGDAGRGFAVVADEVRKLAEKTMDATRDVGHAIDGIQEQVSQTIEGVQAMTGLADEAAELADESGRALEEIVSFAGTSAERIHSIASAVAQQSVASEEVTRTITEVHSISQQTGEGMGEATDAVAGLAERVGDLSTLTGMFRLVGNGSVQEVIGDLASKADVQSCDRGRQEHAVRQVLRQNDYLELLYITDHMGTQTTSNLGGKVADYAEDRAAFGAQWASRPWFVGAMENRTFYISDVYVSSASGEKCITVSSPFFNGDGGVKGVIAADVRVAV
- the gpmI gene encoding 2,3-bisphosphoglycerate-independent phosphoglycerate mutase; protein product: MAEPKKTLLLILDGWGIAPDGAGNCVRNAATPHLDSLLAEYPNTRLACSGRSVGLPDGFMGNSEVGHMNIGGGRVIYQDMTRIDISIEDKSFFDNAALSELIAKTKAGSGRLHLMGLVSDGGVHSHQNHIYALLEMAKRGGVKDVFVHVFLDGRDTPPTSGLGYTRQLMDKMDELGVGTVATVSGRYWAMDRDKRFERVEVAYKALVDGEGVAMPDPLSGIQASYDAGENDEFVKPGVIDGVDGRIGDDDGLFFFNFRADRAREISQSIFDAGFTEFQRKAMPNLAGFTTMTQYEGSFPLPNAFPPESYVGTLGEVVSGQGMKQLRIAETEKYAHVTYFLNCGREEPFDGEDRVMIPSPREVATYDEKPQMSADEVADTLVSKISEYDLCVCNLANLDMVGHTGIIEAAEKACVTVDACVGRIIDKMLEEGGRVLLTADHGNAEQMIAEDGSPHTAHSTNPVPLVYIEKGNEDAVLEEGILGDIAPTILALWGIEQPAVMTGKNLIRKA
- the rsfS gene encoding ribosome silencing factor → MNRKKTHVEMPAEEKALLVAGWLDAKQGEDIVIMDVAGLSSVTDITIVVSARGAKHAKALAEHILDQAAEKNVEFLTMEGHKTGEWVLVDLNDVLIHVFQTELREFYNIEGMWAEARRIEFAN
- a CDS encoding phenylacetate--CoA ligase, which produces MIYDVHNETLPREDLEKLQLKRLQALCDRVYATVPFYKKKFDEKGIKPADIKSLKDISLLPFTQKQDLRDQYPFGLFAVPKDQIVRIHSSSGTTGKATVVGYTKRDIENWGQLMARAYMAAGANSSDTVHNAYGYGLFTGGLGAHYGAEALGATVVPISGGATRRQVTLLKDFAPDVICCTPSYALFLAETGEEMGIDIRELPLRIGIFGAEPWTNEMRSEIERKLGITAIDIYGLSEVMGPGVAIECAEAQDGLHIQEDHFLAETIDPVSGEPVAKGEEGELVFTTLTKEGIPLIRYRTRDLTTLNTTPCKCGRTTARMQRVTGRSDDMLIIRGVNVFPSQIESILIETEGLTPHYQLIVDRQGNLDTLEIQVEVNESIFSDEIKNLQRVETKVMKNIKEFLGVTAKVKLVNPKEIERSVGKAKRIIDKRKEG